In Gallaecimonas pentaromativorans, the following are encoded in one genomic region:
- the recC gene encoding exodeoxyribonuclease V subunit gamma, whose translation MQSGLSIIQGNKLDDLRDLLVAFLAQSPLSPLENETFLVQSNGMAQWLKLGLAESAGICAAVDMQMPVRFLWQAYRAVLGAHNVPRHSPFDKPRLRWRLLRLLPGLDGDTYAPLKRFLEGDADQRKAWQLAQKIADIFDQYQMYRADWLADWEAGFDRVLSPRGKVEELGSEHRWQPALWRALMADMQSEQTGISRSALHQRFLAAAKALQSRPAGLPKRLIVFGISSLPSQVLEALDAISQHCQVLLFVANPCQHFWGDIVDGRDLLRLEQKRQQRKPGLPLEPSDDELHASANPLLASWGKQGRDYIGLLSRYDEPDHYRADFQQIDLFSGYGDSVLGQIQQDILDLNPLPTEKRASTDDSIRLVSAHSRQREVEVLQDFLLTQMEKGLKPRDIIVMTPDIQAYAPHIEAVFGQLEWRDPRFIPFTLSDRTERDVNPLLVALDKLLTLPQWRFAVSDLSDLLDLAAVRARFGLSEADLPQLKDWIAGAGIRWGLNGQQRAALGLPALEQNSWQFGLKRWLLGYAQGNAGRFAGIEPYDEVAGLAAGAAGSLADLIALLEGYWQAFAQPHSPEDWAALLRQLLSDLFTAQDSDERLTLEQLSLALDAWLEHCSEAHFDSAIELHLVRDAWLGMLDDGGLAQRFLAGSVNFATLMPMRAIPFRLVCILGLNDGDYPRSVAPVDFDLMSLPGQYRPGDRSRREDDRYLFLEALLSARDALYLSWVGRSVQDNTERPPSVLLGQLLDYLEGGWQQPPAIIQHPLQPFSRRYFEGGALTSFAREWRQVLDTPELEASHSVAPLTETPAADLKLLAKLLRSPCQLFFNERLKIYLGNEQQVLAEDEPFTLNALEQYQLTDQLLAASLDGTLDRELERLKGSGTLPLAGFAEPAIGGVVEAATELAAKAQGLLASYHPAKALELATGGFADWLEVRQSNSGDKLQLQLRPTSVLAGNKVKYHALLRLWAGHLLANGTGHLVDSKLLAPDAELHLARGPLNAAPILAAFKAALNGPLPVAPRTAFAYLAALDKGEEAAIAAAQKAYDGDDFSPGEREQDLYCARAYPSFADMDTDHFKALAQSLYAPLTEAVQ comes from the coding sequence ATGCAAAGCGGCCTCTCCATTATTCAGGGCAATAAACTCGACGATCTGCGCGATCTGTTGGTGGCCTTCCTGGCCCAAAGCCCCCTTTCCCCCTTGGAAAACGAAACCTTTTTGGTGCAATCCAACGGCATGGCCCAGTGGCTCAAATTAGGCCTGGCCGAGAGCGCCGGCATTTGCGCCGCCGTGGACATGCAGATGCCGGTGCGCTTTCTCTGGCAGGCCTACCGCGCCGTGTTGGGCGCCCACAACGTGCCCCGCCACAGCCCCTTTGATAAACCCCGGCTGCGCTGGCGCCTGCTGCGGCTGTTGCCGGGCCTTGACGGCGACACCTACGCGCCCCTTAAACGCTTTTTGGAAGGCGATGCCGACCAGCGCAAGGCCTGGCAACTGGCCCAGAAAATCGCCGATATCTTCGACCAATACCAAATGTACCGCGCCGACTGGCTGGCGGACTGGGAAGCGGGCTTTGACCGGGTGCTAAGCCCCCGTGGCAAGGTTGAAGAGCTAGGCAGCGAGCACCGCTGGCAACCGGCGCTGTGGCGGGCCTTGATGGCCGATATGCAAAGCGAGCAGACCGGCATTTCCCGCTCGGCGCTGCACCAGCGCTTCTTGGCCGCCGCCAAGGCGTTGCAAAGCCGCCCGGCGGGGCTGCCCAAACGGTTGATTGTCTTTGGCATTTCCTCCCTGCCAAGCCAAGTGCTCGAAGCCTTGGACGCCATCAGCCAGCACTGCCAGGTATTGCTGTTTGTGGCCAACCCCTGCCAGCATTTTTGGGGCGATATCGTCGATGGTCGCGATTTGCTGCGCCTTGAGCAAAAGCGCCAGCAGCGCAAACCCGGCCTGCCGCTAGAGCCCAGCGACGACGAGCTGCACGCCAGCGCCAACCCGCTGCTGGCCTCCTGGGGCAAGCAGGGCCGCGACTACATTGGGCTGTTATCTCGCTACGACGAGCCGGACCACTACCGCGCCGACTTCCAGCAAATTGACTTGTTCAGCGGTTACGGCGATTCAGTACTAGGGCAAATCCAGCAAGACATTCTCGATCTCAACCCGCTGCCCACCGAAAAGCGTGCCAGTACCGACGATTCCATTCGCCTAGTCTCGGCCCACAGCCGCCAGCGGGAAGTGGAAGTGCTGCAAGACTTTCTGCTCACCCAGATGGAAAAGGGCCTGAAACCGCGGGACATCATCGTGATGACCCCGGACATCCAGGCCTACGCGCCCCATATTGAGGCGGTGTTCGGCCAACTGGAATGGCGCGACCCGCGCTTTATTCCCTTTACCCTGTCTGACCGCACCGAGCGCGACGTCAACCCGCTGCTGGTGGCGCTGGATAAACTGCTGACCCTGCCCCAGTGGCGCTTTGCAGTAAGCGATCTGTCCGATCTTCTAGACCTGGCGGCGGTGCGGGCCCGCTTTGGTCTTAGCGAAGCCGATTTGCCGCAACTCAAAGACTGGATAGCCGGCGCCGGTATCCGCTGGGGCCTTAACGGCCAGCAGCGCGCCGCCTTGGGCCTGCCGGCCCTGGAGCAAAACAGCTGGCAGTTTGGCCTTAAACGCTGGCTGCTGGGCTATGCCCAAGGCAACGCCGGCCGCTTTGCCGGCATCGAACCCTATGACGAAGTGGCGGGCCTTGCCGCTGGCGCCGCCGGGAGTCTGGCCGACTTAATTGCGCTGCTGGAAGGTTACTGGCAAGCCTTTGCCCAGCCCCACAGCCCCGAAGATTGGGCGGCGCTGCTGCGCCAGCTCCTTAGCGACCTTTTTACCGCCCAAGACAGCGACGAACGCCTCACCTTAGAGCAGCTCAGCCTGGCCCTGGACGCCTGGCTGGAGCACTGCAGCGAGGCCCATTTTGACAGCGCCATCGAGCTGCACCTGGTGCGCGACGCCTGGCTTGGCATGCTGGACGACGGCGGCCTGGCCCAGCGCTTTTTGGCAGGCTCGGTGAACTTTGCCACCCTGATGCCGATGCGCGCCATTCCCTTTAGGCTGGTGTGCATTTTGGGCCTCAATGACGGCGACTACCCGCGCTCAGTGGCGCCGGTGGATTTCGATTTGATGAGCCTGCCCGGCCAATACCGGCCCGGGGACCGCTCTCGCCGCGAAGACGACCGTTATCTCTTTTTAGAAGCGCTGCTGTCGGCCAGGGATGCGCTCTATCTGTCTTGGGTGGGGCGAAGCGTGCAAGACAACACCGAGCGGCCGCCGTCGGTGCTGCTCGGGCAATTGCTCGATTATTTAGAAGGGGGCTGGCAGCAGCCACCGGCCATTATCCAGCACCCCTTGCAGCCCTTTAGCCGCCGCTACTTTGAGGGCGGCGCGCTCACCAGCTTTGCCCGGGAATGGCGCCAGGTGCTGGATACCCCCGAGCTTGAAGCCAGCCACAGCGTAGCGCCGCTCACCGAAACGCCAGCAGCCGATCTCAAGCTGTTGGCCAAGTTGTTGCGCTCCCCCTGCCAGCTGTTTTTTAACGAACGGCTCAAAATTTACTTGGGCAACGAGCAACAAGTGCTGGCCGAAGACGAGCCCTTTACCTTAAACGCCCTGGAGCAATACCAGCTTACCGACCAACTGCTGGCCGCCAGCCTGGACGGCACTTTAGATAGGGAACTCGAGCGCCTCAAAGGCAGCGGCACCCTGCCCCTGGCCGGTTTTGCCGAACCGGCCATAGGTGGCGTGGTGGAAGCAGCCACCGAGCTTGCCGCCAAGGCGCAAGGGCTGCTGGCCAGCTACCACCCGGCCAAGGCCCTGGAGCTGGCCACCGGCGGCTTTGCCGACTGGCTGGAAGTAAGGCAGAGCAACAGCGGCGATAAGCTGCAATTACAATTGCGCCCCACCAGCGTGTTGGCTGGCAACAAGGTGAAATACCACGCCCTGCTGCGGCTCTGGGCCGGGCATTTGTTGGCAAACGGCACCGGCCACCTGGTGGACAGCAAGCTCTTGGCCCCCGACGCCGAGCTGCACCTGGCCCGTGGGCCCTTGAACGCCGCCCCCATTCTGGCCGCCTTTAAAGCCGCCCTTAACGGCCCGTTGCCGGTGGCGCCCCGCACCGCCTTTGCCTATCTGGCAGCGCTGGATAAAGGCGAAGAGGCCGCCATCGCTGCCGCCCAAAAGGCTTATGACGGCGACGATTTCAGCCCCGGCGAGCGAGAGCAAGACCTTTACTGCGCCCGCGCTTACCCAAGCTTTGCCGATATGGACACAGACCACTTCAAGGCCCTGGCCCAAAGCCTGTACGCGCCGCTGACGGAGGCCGTGCAATGA
- the recB gene encoding exodeoxyribonuclease V subunit beta yields MSQHLNPLTFPLFGTRLIEASAGTGKTFTIAALYLRLVLEGLTPPQILVVTFTDAATKELKDRIRARLVEAAKVFRGTLAGDPLVSALKSQYPEEQWPGCARRLELAAQWMDEAAVYTIHGWCNRMLATHAFAADSLFELTLETDQRHLFEQVLADYWRSQYYPLADVSVVAELWNSPAKLHAAIRPWLPWAEPPVVSASDVLLELSERQQALLAPVKDLWRNLLDDFSAAMLAAHANKDFNGNKVRLATLEGWLAALKAWVDSDALLPEISDKHWERFSPAGLADAAKANVAIINHPGIDALGAILAARAKLPKADIDLAKHAAGWIKARLEQEKHQRATLGFDDLLTRLDQALQKGPELSEVIRRQYPIALIDEFQDTDPTQLRIFANIYDLENAGEEGDFLDEQKSRSGVMSEAEALNAASTSAAGRTGLFLIGDPKQAIYGFRGADIFTYLKARRATAGRHYHLDTNYRSTQGLVSAVNQVFSHQPNSFLFDEIPFEAVKANGRKEQLVMNGAPVPAMTGWHLALDSAVSGGQYRKLMAERCASQMVAMLNSDAAFKSEDTLTPLRPADMAVLVRGRGEADAIRAALFARGVASVYLSDKESVFASGEARDLLALLAACAEPEDGRLLRAALAAPVLALSLGWLDTLNQDELLFEQQVERFKGYQLRWHQRGVLPMLRQLLSDFSIPARLLASPGGERSLTNLLHLAELLQGAAAKLDGEQALIRYLSEAVADPAAGDEDILRLESDADLVKVITIHKSKGLEYPLVFLPFVMGYREEDRQGPYIRYHDDSGKAVLDVEKTDGAYAIAEKERLAEDMRLLYVALTRPRHACFLGLAPVKMQRHGKKGENDLHRGAFGYLLTGGNPIDNGAVGEAFARLAAGCSDMVLSAAPDVTDAQYQPKTQPLALVAAREFKAPPAERWYIASYSALRTQDWQSDIATPLAENLNNPDEEQEAQSKALSDSIHQFPRGPGPGTFLHGLFEWAADEGFGKVTEPQAQKLLAQRLTQRGWEQWLTPLVNWFVALINKPLPLPNGEAVALGALNSYQAEMEFWFSAKHVDLQKMDMLVHRHILGGHGRPMLSPGELNGMLKGFIDLVFEHNGRYYVLDYKSNHLGDGDSAYSQQAMSEAIREKRYDLQYVIYLLALHRLLKSRIPDYDYDQHLGGAVYLFLRGGHCYLDRPQRELIEGLDAMFEGDTHA; encoded by the coding sequence ATGAGCCAGCACCTTAACCCCCTGACCTTTCCGCTGTTTGGCACCCGGCTTATTGAAGCCAGCGCCGGTACCGGCAAAACCTTCACCATTGCCGCCCTTTACTTGCGGCTGGTGCTTGAAGGGCTGACCCCGCCACAAATTCTGGTGGTGACCTTCACCGACGCCGCCACCAAAGAGCTCAAAGACCGTATTCGTGCCCGGCTGGTGGAAGCGGCCAAGGTGTTTCGCGGCACCTTGGCGGGCGACCCTTTGGTCTCGGCCCTTAAAAGCCAATATCCAGAGGAGCAGTGGCCGGGCTGCGCCCGCCGCCTGGAGCTGGCCGCCCAGTGGATGGACGAAGCCGCCGTGTACACCATTCACGGCTGGTGCAACCGCATGCTGGCCACCCACGCCTTTGCCGCCGACAGCCTCTTTGAGCTGACCCTGGAAACCGACCAGCGCCACCTCTTTGAGCAGGTACTGGCCGATTACTGGCGCAGCCAGTATTACCCCCTGGCCGATGTGTCGGTGGTGGCAGAGCTGTGGAACAGCCCTGCCAAGCTCCATGCCGCCATTCGCCCCTGGCTGCCCTGGGCCGAGCCACCGGTGGTGAGCGCCAGCGATGTGCTGCTAGAGCTTAGCGAGCGCCAGCAGGCTTTGCTGGCGCCGGTGAAAGACCTGTGGCGCAATTTGCTGGACGACTTTAGTGCCGCCATGCTGGCCGCCCACGCCAATAAGGATTTCAACGGCAACAAGGTCCGTCTCGCCACCTTGGAAGGCTGGTTGGCGGCCCTGAAAGCCTGGGTAGACTCCGACGCCCTGCTGCCCGAGATCTCCGACAAGCACTGGGAGCGCTTTAGCCCGGCGGGGCTCGCGGACGCCGCCAAGGCCAATGTGGCCATCATCAACCACCCCGGCATCGACGCCCTGGGGGCCATCCTTGCTGCCCGCGCCAAGCTGCCCAAGGCCGATATCGATTTGGCCAAACACGCCGCTGGCTGGATAAAGGCCCGGCTGGAACAAGAAAAACACCAGCGCGCCACCTTGGGCTTTGACGATCTCCTTACCCGCCTCGACCAGGCCCTGCAAAAAGGCCCGGAGCTTAGCGAGGTGATCCGCCGCCAATACCCCATCGCCCTGATTGATGAATTCCAAGACACCGACCCAACCCAGCTGCGGATCTTCGCCAACATCTATGACCTTGAGAATGCCGGGGAAGAAGGGGACTTTTTAGACGAACAAAAAAGCCGTTCTGGCGTGATGAGCGAAGCCGAGGCGCTTAACGCCGCCAGCACCAGCGCAGCAGGCAGAACCGGGCTGTTTTTGATTGGGGACCCCAAACAAGCCATCTACGGGTTTAGGGGTGCCGACATCTTTACCTATCTCAAAGCCCGCCGCGCCACCGCTGGCCGCCACTACCACCTGGACACCAACTACCGCTCCACCCAGGGGCTGGTCAGCGCCGTCAACCAGGTATTTAGCCACCAGCCCAACAGCTTTTTGTTTGACGAAATTCCCTTTGAGGCCGTCAAGGCCAATGGCCGCAAAGAGCAGCTGGTGATGAACGGCGCGCCGGTACCGGCCATGACCGGCTGGCATTTGGCGCTGGATAGCGCCGTGTCGGGCGGCCAATACCGCAAGCTGATGGCCGAGCGCTGTGCCAGCCAGATGGTGGCCATGCTCAATAGCGACGCTGCCTTTAAAAGTGAAGACACACTCACCCCGCTTCGCCCGGCCGATATGGCGGTGCTGGTACGGGGCCGGGGCGAAGCCGACGCCATTCGCGCCGCCCTGTTTGCCCGAGGCGTGGCGTCGGTGTACCTGTCGGACAAAGAATCGGTGTTTGCCTCCGGCGAGGCGCGGGATTTGCTGGCGCTGCTGGCCGCCTGCGCCGAACCCGAAGACGGCCGCTTGCTGCGCGCTGCCCTGGCGGCACCGGTGTTGGCGCTGAGCCTTGGCTGGCTCGATACCCTCAACCAAGACGAGCTGCTGTTTGAGCAGCAAGTGGAGCGCTTTAAAGGCTACCAGTTGCGCTGGCACCAGCGCGGGGTGCTGCCGATGCTGCGCCAACTTTTAAGCGATTTTTCGATTCCGGCGCGGCTCCTGGCAAGCCCAGGCGGTGAGCGGTCCCTTACCAACCTGTTGCATCTGGCGGAACTGCTGCAAGGGGCGGCGGCCAAGCTCGACGGCGAGCAGGCGCTTATTCGTTATCTAAGTGAGGCGGTGGCCGACCCGGCGGCGGGCGACGAAGACATTCTGCGCCTGGAATCGGACGCCGATCTCGTCAAAGTCATCACCATCCATAAATCCAAGGGCCTGGAATACCCGCTGGTGTTCCTGCCCTTTGTGATGGGTTACCGGGAAGAAGACCGCCAGGGCCCTTACATCCGCTACCACGACGACAGCGGCAAGGCGGTGCTGGACGTAGAGAAAACCGACGGCGCCTACGCCATAGCCGAAAAAGAGCGCCTGGCCGAAGATATGCGGCTTTTATATGTGGCGCTCACCCGCCCCCGCCACGCCTGCTTTTTGGGGCTGGCGCCGGTGAAAATGCAGCGCCACGGCAAGAAGGGCGAGAACGATTTGCACCGGGGCGCCTTCGGATATCTGTTGACCGGCGGCAACCCCATCGACAACGGCGCTGTGGGCGAGGCATTTGCCAGGCTCGCCGCCGGTTGCAGCGATATGGTGCTAAGCGCCGCGCCTGACGTAACCGATGCTCAGTACCAGCCGAAAACCCAGCCCTTGGCCCTGGTGGCGGCCCGCGAATTTAAGGCGCCACCGGCCGAGCGCTGGTATATCGCCTCTTACTCGGCGCTGCGCACCCAGGACTGGCAAAGCGATATCGCCACCCCCTTGGCGGAAAACCTCAATAACCCCGACGAGGAACAAGAAGCCCAAAGCAAGGCGCTGTCAGACTCCATCCACCAGTTTCCCCGTGGCCCCGGCCCCGGCACCTTTTTGCATGGCCTGTTTGAATGGGCCGCCGACGAAGGCTTTGGCAAGGTTACCGAGCCCCAGGCGCAAAAGCTGCTGGCCCAGCGCCTCACCCAAAGAGGCTGGGAGCAGTGGCTGACGCCCCTGGTTAACTGGTTTGTGGCGCTTATCAATAAACCGCTGCCGCTGCCAAACGGCGAGGCGGTGGCCCTAGGCGCCCTTAACAGCTACCAGGCGGAGATGGAGTTTTGGTTCTCGGCCAAGCATGTGGATTTGCAGAAAATGGACATGCTGGTACACCGCCACATCCTCGGCGGCCACGGCCGGCCCATGCTCAGCCCCGGCGAGCTGAACGGCATGCTCAAGGGCTTTATCGACTTGGTGTTCGAGCACAATGGCCGCTACTACGTGCTGGATTACAAATCCAACCACCTAGGGGACGGCGACAGCGCCTACAGCCAGCAGGCCATGAGCGAGGCCATTCGCGAAAAACGCTACGATCTCCAATACGTGATTTATCTGTTGGCCCTGCACCGCCTGTTAAAATCGCGCATCCCCGATTACGACTACGACCAGCACCTGGGCGGCGCCGTGTATTTATTCCTGCGCGGCGGCCACTGTTACTTAGACCGCCCCCAGCGCGAACTTATCGAGGGCTTAGACGCCATGTTCGAGGGAGACACCCATGCTTGA
- the recD gene encoding exodeoxyribonuclease V subunit alpha: MLELLDAWVERGWLRRIDRALVRWLKELEPSTPEPLLLAAALCSHQYGRGHICLDLSATLLDADATLSLPPEGDVGEEMPTKPSELLEGSQLESWLAAIKGSPLVNSEASPLVLVENRLYLRRNYRFEQAVAGHISSRLAPMEVSPELKPQLDALFSAPGLDWQKLACGLAFRMPFTIITGGPGTGKTTTVVRLLGLKQQLALASGQKLRIGLAAPTGKAAARLTESIRGAVEKLALPQDVKAAIPVEVTTLHKLLGVIPQSRHFRHHHQNPLHLDLLVVDEASMVDLEMMSALLDALPASAQLILLGDKDQLASVEAGSVLGDLCQGADLGGYDTDTQRFLESLCGESLAAFTQGQSALAQCRAMLRVSHRFGSDSGIGQLARAVNLGQSEAALKLLRENRDDLKLLPIKDDGVALSRLAIEGYRGYLQVLSAERGSERDTWAAKVLAAFGRFQMLCALRKGPFGVEGLNQEIAEALKANGQLEADHGWYEGRPVLVTRNNYTLELMNGDVGICLRVVEADGSQRLRVAFPVVGGIKWVLPSRLSDVETVFAMTVHKSQGSEFDHTVLVLPDTLSPVLTRELVYTGITRAKRCFTLAAPKLGLLAAAVERKVERASGLREAFSQG; the protein is encoded by the coding sequence ATGCTTGAGTTACTGGATGCCTGGGTAGAACGGGGCTGGCTGCGCCGCATCGACCGCGCCTTGGTGCGCTGGCTTAAAGAGCTGGAGCCCAGCACCCCAGAGCCGCTGCTGCTGGCCGCCGCCCTTTGCTCCCACCAATATGGCCGTGGCCATATCTGCCTGGATTTAAGCGCCACCTTATTGGATGCCGACGCCACCCTCTCCTTGCCGCCCGAGGGCGATGTGGGGGAAGAGATGCCCACCAAGCCGTCGGAGCTTTTAGAGGGCAGCCAGCTTGAAAGCTGGCTGGCGGCCATCAAGGGATCGCCACTGGTGAACAGCGAGGCAAGCCCCCTGGTGCTGGTGGAAAACCGCCTCTACCTGCGCCGCAATTACCGCTTTGAGCAAGCGGTGGCTGGCCATATCAGCAGCCGCCTTGCGCCCATGGAAGTGAGCCCCGAGCTTAAACCACAGCTGGACGCCCTCTTTAGCGCGCCGGGGCTCGATTGGCAAAAGCTCGCCTGCGGCCTTGCCTTTCGCATGCCCTTTACCATCATCACCGGCGGCCCCGGTACCGGTAAAACCACCACTGTGGTGCGCCTGTTGGGCCTTAAGCAGCAGTTGGCCCTGGCCAGCGGCCAAAAGCTGCGTATTGGTCTTGCGGCCCCCACCGGCAAGGCAGCGGCAAGGCTGACCGAATCCATTCGCGGCGCCGTAGAAAAGCTGGCGCTGCCTCAGGATGTGAAAGCAGCCATTCCGGTGGAAGTGACCACCCTGCATAAACTGCTGGGCGTTATTCCCCAAAGCCGCCACTTTCGCCACCACCACCAAAACCCGCTGCATCTTGATTTACTGGTAGTGGACGAAGCCTCGATGGTGGACTTGGAGATGATGAGCGCCCTTTTAGACGCCCTGCCCGCCTCGGCCCAGCTCATTTTGCTGGGGGATAAAGACCAGCTTGCCTCGGTAGAAGCCGGCTCGGTGCTCGGGGACTTGTGCCAAGGGGCCGATCTGGGTGGTTACGACACCGACACCCAGCGCTTTCTAGAAAGCCTTTGCGGCGAAAGCCTGGCGGCCTTTACCCAAGGGCAAAGTGCCCTCGCCCAATGCCGGGCCATGCTCAGGGTCAGCCACCGCTTTGGTAGCGATTCCGGTATAGGCCAACTGGCGCGGGCGGTAAACCTCGGCCAAAGCGAAGCGGCGCTCAAGCTGCTGCGTGAGAACCGCGACGATTTAAAGCTCTTGCCCATCAAAGACGACGGCGTGGCCCTGTCTCGCCTCGCTATCGAAGGTTACCGGGGTTACTTGCAGGTGCTGAGTGCCGAGCGCGGCAGCGAGCGCGATACTTGGGCCGCCAAGGTGCTGGCTGCCTTTGGCCGCTTTCAAATGCTCTGCGCCCTAAGAAAAGGCCCCTTTGGGGTGGAAGGGTTAAACCAAGAAATTGCCGAGGCCTTAAAAGCCAACGGCCAGTTGGAGGCCGACCACGGCTGGTACGAGGGCCGCCCGGTACTGGTAACCCGCAATAACTACACCCTGGAACTGATGAACGGCGACGTGGGCATTTGCCTGCGGGTAGTAGAAGCCGACGGCAGCCAGCGGCTACGGGTCGCCTTCCCGGTGGTGGGCGGCATCAAGTGGGTACTGCCCTCGCGCCTTAGCGACGTGGAAACCGTGTTTGCCATGACGGTGCATAAATCCCAAGGCTCGGAGTTTGACCACACCGTGCTGGTGCTGCCCGACACCCTAAGCCCGGTACTCACCCGCGAGCTGGTTTATACCGGCATTACCCGCGCTAAGCGTTGTTTTACCCTGGCGGCGCCGAAGTTGGGATTATTGGCGGCGGCGGTGGAGAGGAAGGTTGAGAGGGCTTCAGGCCTTCGAGAAGCATTCAGCCAAGGCTGA
- a CDS encoding phospholipase D family protein produces MAKFLNTSATNYFLEELIKGARDRLILISPYLKLNDRIKELLEDKNRLKIDVRIVYGKVELQPEEISWLNKLDFVRTSFCKNLHAKCYLNEQMCIVTSLNLYEFSQINNNEMGILIERDDDAELFKDAYEEAQRIIRISDEVRMSLEKVVAQEPPKAEEASEEGEDEEQHSKLTTSKLAQKHGLKTAEMLDKLITAGYLELKGDKHFITEKGKEAGGEFRMSKRFGGYFLWPDEIYM; encoded by the coding sequence ATGGCCAAGTTTCTCAATACCAGTGCCACCAATTACTTTCTGGAAGAGCTGATCAAAGGCGCCCGTGATCGCCTGATCCTCATTAGCCCCTACCTCAAGCTCAACGACCGCATTAAAGAGCTGTTGGAAGACAAGAACCGCCTCAAGATTGATGTGCGCATTGTCTATGGCAAGGTGGAGCTGCAACCAGAAGAGATCAGCTGGCTTAACAAGCTCGACTTTGTGCGCACCAGCTTCTGCAAGAACCTTCACGCCAAGTGCTACCTCAACGAGCAGATGTGCATCGTTACCAGCCTTAACCTCTACGAGTTCAGCCAGATCAACAACAACGAGATGGGCATCCTCATCGAGCGGGATGACGACGCCGAGCTGTTCAAAGACGCCTATGAAGAAGCCCAGCGCATTATCCGCATCAGCGATGAAGTGCGCATGTCTCTGGAAAAGGTGGTGGCCCAAGAGCCCCCCAAAGCCGAAGAAGCCAGCGAAGAGGGCGAAGACGAAGAACAACACAGCAAACTCACCACCTCCAAGCTCGCCCAGAAACACGGCCTGAAAACTGCCGAGATGCTCGACAAACTGATAACCGCCGGTTACCTGGAACTCAAAGGCGATAAGCACTTCATCACCGAAAAAGGTAAAGAAGCGGGTGGTGAGTTCCGCATGAGTAAGCGCTTTGGCGGGTATTTTTTGTGGCCGGATGAAATATATATGTGA